Part of the Cotesia glomerata isolate CgM1 unplaced genomic scaffold, MPM_Cglom_v2.3 scaffold_19, whole genome shotgun sequence genome, atattaaatactctatccataaaattaacccaataattaattagatgtaataaatatataattaaatattgttatatataattatatatgattagatatgattatatttggccatttttcatatataatcatatataaccaatttatatataaatatatataattatatataaatattttttctcggaaACCTGTTATTGAAAATGGTCCACGAGTGCAAAAGCAAAaagccattcggcagccgaaatggaagtagatttttcaaatgaagaaaattgattttagataaaataatataaaaactaataatgtataacttaattcatgaattaaaaacaaaattcaatactaaatttaaaactatttaaaacaaattttggaaaaaaaaaatatcttgtgaagaaaaattttctcaaatatttatcaaacaattgcaaagattataagatttgaattataaatgtccaaattttaagtaactgctTAGGAACAACAGTTTCTAAGTTAATCAGAATTTTGAAATcggatgaaattttaattgaagaaaacaaaatttagaactaatttgtgacatatttacaGACGACCTACCCGAAAGCATTACACCAAAGACTGATCaatatcgtaattattgaatttacatcatgattaagctatgatgcagacaataattctaattGTTGTGTCCTGGCAgaaacggctgcaacagtaaaactgtttcattaaacgaactctaaaagAAGTAATAATGTGACTATTACCACTTATGATTAGttaaaattgaagcttattaaaggaactttacgatgcattttaccgaattttaatatcttgtctagttcagtaattataccaagttgaagtaggaaaaacagcaatttttacgattttcaaaatttcaaaatcctgtaattttcaaattactcgctcgattaagctcatcttcaaacttaaccttggtcttgatctatagataaagcatgttaagtttgagaagaatcggttataaattgaaaacgctatcgtgctgacaagccgcgttatatcgtataaatatatatatatatattagggtggcgcaaaaaaactgactatttttttttgtctcgagtgaaaaaatgttagtttgtgatgttttaagagccctcactaaaggacagcttaaaaaaaaatttttaagaggtcactccaaattttttaaaatttcaaaaatcgtcaaaaatttaattttttttttttaattttttttctcgttacggtataattttatagaccaaaaaaaataagtttctgaaagtttcagttcaaaatataaattttgaaaggtcgctcataatttttttttttttttctttaattagtcatattgccgactttaagtgttgggagtggtacgttgaggtctttttggtttgaaaaaatcttaacctacgcagcaaggtcaaatctcaaccaagctggtttctaagacgagcttgggattcgaacccacgcctggcagttgattaaataaaattattaaattaaaaaaaaattatattttctatgttgtgcttgatttttagttcatctcgtgatgtatttttatcgattattgtaataaataaaaaaaaaaacaatgcatggaattttaatttgaatagtaaaaggtcgctcgaaaaaatctaaactaatgcactaataaattgaaaaaaattatgagcgacctttcaaaattcaaattttgaactgaaatttccagaaacttattttttttttagtctataaaattataccgtaacgagaaaaaaaataaaaaaaaaaaaattcgatttttgacgattttagaattttaaaaaaatttggagcgacgtcttaaaaatttttttttaagctgtcctttggagagagctattaaaacatcaaaaactaacattttttcactcgagactcaaaaaaaaaaaatagtcggtttttttgcgccaccctaatatatatatatatatatatatatatatatatatatatatatatatatatatatatatatatatatatatatatatatatatacagagtgtcccaggaGTAACgaacgccattgtagcatctgataaacaaaataactCTGAGACGagaagtccttagccattttttaatcagacgcatagataattaattattaattaaaataacgtccttttatgcgttagagagagagtactagtgtcaagtcaagttcgttccaacgaagatgcttgcacgtgtgactgtgtaagtaaatatgtgtgactacgttaaaaactagttagtcatacagttagttgtgtctttgtttggcacatattttactggacactggcgctctctctctaacaaataaagagacgttatttttaattaataattaattatctatgcagttaattgaaaaatggctaaggacttttcgtctcagaattatttttttcatcagatgctacaatggcgtccgtgacttttgggacaccttgtatatatatatatatatatatatatatacagcatatatatatatatatatatatatatatctagtAGAACCTCTATAACTCGAACTTGAAGGGagagacaaaaaaattcaggTTATAGAGTTTTCGAGTTATAGAGGGTTTCAAGTTAGGCAGTAACTGGTTTCATCAAACTGTTTCGCaacattctttttttttgactcaTCTTCACTGCTTCActgttcaatatttttactaagaaaattttcttatacaataattaatgttcttgaaaattttcaagaatatatattcttagctcaaggacttgttaaattgattgaaataatttttacttaatttaaataaagctattctcttgtttatctattactgaaagataaatattgatgctctTTTCTTCAGAAATCAATAATTggtaataatagaatatttggtCGTCATCGAATTTTTCgaaccaagaaattgttaattgagtaaaagtatttttttttctcagtaaacggtatgataattttacaattgcCAACAGAAAACCTGACGTCagctttgaattttattactatttcgTAGAACTAATAATCCAAATAAGATATTTACAtacgataataatttttaattcgagATAAAGAGGTCTAAGTGTATGTATTCGAGTTATGGAAGGTAAAAATGTACAGAAACAGCTTGTAGGGACTCACTAATTATTTCGACTTATAGAGGGTAAAAATTTCGAGCAACGGAGGTTTTACGGCTTGAAGGGAAGGGGATGAAACATTTCTTCGAGTTGCGGAGGTTTTCGACTTATCGAGGTTCGACTTAACGAGGTTctactgtatatatatatttatatatatacgatataacgcagcttgtcacgacgatagcgtcgccaatttacaacggatccttaccaaactcaacatacttattctaccgATAGATACcaaagtcaagttcgaagatgagcttaatcggtcaagtaatttagaaattccaggatttcaaaatcataaaaattcatatttcttcatATTCCTACTCGAATAATGTTTGAATGGTATAACTTATTGAATCTCCataaattgcatctgaaagcttttTGAATAAGCTCCAATTCGAGTACcatatcatatgtgtagtcCCAAAATTAAGTCCTATTTCACTActtcaattatgaaatttactattgcattcattttataaaatttttattttatttttttcattagaaaacttttattgttatgattataataaaaattgtacgttaaaattcaattgtaattttgattgataagtaattaaatgaaatatacttccatttcggctgccgaatggtcttttttattttttaagcctttTTAACCTCTTAAATTTTGTTACATCCAGAGTGTCGCAAACGCaataattatgtttattaAGTTACGAATTTTAGAACTAGCTACTGAAAGCCTTTGTTCAGAGTGGCGGGAACCTCGCCAGTAGGTATTTTACTTGAGTACGCGGGATAAATAAGAGAATGGCCGATGAATAATGATTCggaattaattagtatttataattcaccCTAATATCAATCACACTAGGTAGTTTTACTTAAATATgggagagaaaaaaataacatgtatgGAAAAggaaataacaaattataccTGGTTTTGAACAAGAAAATGTGCGATAAATGCTGACTACTGTTGGCTCGTGCTGGCTCGATGCAGGTAGAAAAAGGGATTGTGCCGgagataattgattttaacaccgtaacttcgttttatgaattaattttattgaagtaTTAACTGCCaataaatgttataattaaacaagGATTATTGATTGACTGGAAGTTTTTTATGCGATATTAATACTTAGTTCAACTGAATTGAATTCATATTCGCCCGAAATTATATGTACGTTATCGAGACAATTAAGACTGTAAACTAATAAGgatgttttaaatattcaagcGCAGGAAGTACTAGTGAGGTTTTTTTGTAGGTGACAGGAGATTTTAAGGACGGTCTAATTTTCCCCTCTTTAAGAATTTTCCCACCCGAAGTAGATCGGTGGTAATGttagattatttctaaaaattggcTATGTATGGTGGTTCGAGCAATGAGTTAGAGAGAAGTAGAGGAGCAAGGGGCTTCCGAGATACTGATAAAGTAGGAATCTACATACCGACAGGGTGGTTTGTGTCCACGCTAAATTACCAACCATATTTTCAAcccttttttatcatttgacCATACTTATAACCCTTTTTATTGactatttgaattttaatttccgcCGTTTTCTCGCCCTTTTTGATCCGCCATCTGGTACACTATTTTGAATTTCAGCCATTTTACCACCCCCTTTTTGATCCACCACGTGGTAGCCGCCATTTCCCGCGACGACGGCATCCCTTTTGGTCTGCCTAGTAGCCGCCATTTTCCACGACTACGTCACCCCTTTTGGCCCGCCACTGGCAGCCGCCATTTTGACTATCTCTACAACCCTTTCACCGTCATCTCCCGCGATTTCGCTGCCATTTTGTCCCGCTATTTCGTCAGCCTTTTTGTAAACAAGTCCTAACTTGTTAGTGACGTCATTttctgatgaaattttttttttctgatgcAATCCTTTCTGCGCAATTTACCCCTACTTTTTCATCTTTATGGTGGTAGTGGGGATTAGCGATATAAAATCAGCTCACAACCATGACACCGTTATTATGTTTTCGAATGTGAACTTGAGCACTTAAGTTGAGAAGATGGAGATTTTCATTGATTTTGAAGGCTTCTACACGCTTGATGGATCTTTTATTGTCAAAGAGCTTGCTGTTATCTCGATTAGCGATGAAGTGGATTTTTTAAGTACTGCTGCGCTAGCAACTTTCGAACCACCAGCTGGGTACACCAATGAATTTATGGTCTTGGAGACCAAAGACTTTTTGTTGAGAAACCATGGCATCAGATGGGATGAAGGATCATTCTTCTATAACGAACTCGAAGAAGTGCTGCGAGAGACTCTCAAGCAGAAAACATACGTTTATGTTTTgggtgaagaaaaaaaatattggcttgaaaaagtaattaatttttcagctgAAGTAATTGATTTATCAAAGATGAGATTTATCAACCATCTTGAAGACTTTGATCCCATCCAACCGTGTCTCCTGAAGAAAAATCACTCAAGTAAAAGCAATTATGCTTGTGCCTACGAAACAGTTCATAGAATGAAATGTTGGTTTCTCAGCTGTTGGGGTCTAAGTCCATCGCTGGAAAAGTCACTACAGCTTTTTTATCAGTTTCAGTCTTTAGTGAAGATGGATCCACAAGATATTGCCTGTTTGGATAAATCTTTCATACTTAAATTCACAAAACATGGAATAAATGCTGTATGGTCAAAGCTACCTCATCACATAAAGATGGACTCAAGATTTATCGATTACACAAGATGTACAGAGCATTATAAAACTATGAATAATGATGTTCTCGATGGCCCTTATCCATTGAAGAAGGACTGCTAtgaatgtaataataaatcttttttatgaGCTAATgtatcttaaaataattattttaataaggttttataaataaacaatcattaaattacaaataaaagtgtttttttttattaattaatttttttattacattaagtttattaattattttttattacattaagtttattaattaacacaagttcaataattttatttaattcttgtATTCGTCGGTGAAATCGTTCTCTATTTCTTGCTGCTTGTTCCCATGAACTTTTCCTTGCTTGTCTGGATGCAAAGTCCCACACATACATATAATGTATGGTAGGCTTAGGATCAAACTGTACCATTGAGTAAGTTTTCTTACAGTGCTGCTGATGGGATTGTACTCAATTATTCGGTCGTGAATTATCAAACAGTAAGCAGCAGTTTGATTTGGAAACTGTGCTGATGATTCAAACTCCAGACGTATATCCACAGGCCCAGACTTGATTGACTCGTTCTGCTTGGAGCAGTCAATTATATACAGAGgtgctttattaaaaaaatttttcttagccaTTAGCGGTTCAGCTTCTTTTCCATAGTAAgcactttgaaaatttgtgtACATATCATACATCAAGGCGTACTGATTATTCGTAATGTTGAGGTTCAAATTTCCATATGGATAACTCTGAGAGTTCAAGACGAGCTTAATATCTCTTATGCTGCAATGGTCAAACTCGCTTGAATTTTGATTCGATTGATTCTTTCTTGCTGTTTGAAATCCAACGATGACAAAACGAGGTTTCTCGAATTGATTTGTTGTTTTAATTGCCCAAATGTGATTGGTTGTAGCTGGTAGCAGTGGATACTCATACAGTTCCCAAGTCCGGAAACTGATTGGGATAGCTGGATCAGAGGTTATATAATTCAACACCTCAATTTTATACTTGTCAGACATTGTTATATACGGTACAATCcactcaattttttgaatcgtAATTGAAACATTTTCATCCTCAACGGTAACAACATAAGCATTTTGATCAGTATTTGATCTGATCAGTATCAATTCATGCTTAGCATTCACAATAACTCGTTGATAATCTTCAGCAAATCCTAGGATAAAACTCAGCGGTACTGAGACATCAAAGTAGCCATTAGCATTGGTCAACTTATTATTATCTTCATTAACAATCCAACCAGCATTTTCCAGAATATTTTGCTGTCCCGGACTCAGAGAAGCGTATCCTTTCATAACACTGGTAATACCAACACTCTTACATCTATCAATTTCTACACCATTCAACTCATAACGTATCTCTTCAAACATATGACAGACAGCCATGTTGATCATCTTTGTAGTAGCACTCACAGCAGTATTATTAGCTTTCCTCACTCTTCcataaaaatgtaatgtgCTCTTGCTTGGGAGCAAGCACAGATCTTGATGCTGAACAGCAATCCTTATTTCATCACTGTTGTTAAATGTTGATGATGCGTATGGTAGGTGTGAATGAGCTTCACAGTGCACAATAGACTCAtcaaaaataatcgatttttttatatctaagATTTCCGCCATGGTATCACACAAGCtaaacaacaaaaatttatttttatcttgtgaatttTCCACGTAATTTTAGCTCTAGACTTTTTAGGAACTCTGCGTTCTGACGTGTCAACACTTTCAGAGCTTGATGAGGAGTGATAATCTTTAGACATACTGTAATCCTTTTATACCCACTACCAGTCTTTGTTTCATATACGATACCCATTACAGACTTTTTATATGCAGTCTTATCGTAATAGTCTCGCGACGGAAATTTGCTACTCTCCCGTCCTGGCCAACAATGCGGAGTCTCACGTTATGTATTGCTCGTACGGCGACTGGTAGATAAATGATGTTTGTTGGCACCTCTACTATTTTATATCCCGCTGGAACTCTCGGGAAAAATTCATGGATTGTGTGATTCTTCTCACCATTGATGTTTGACCCAGTAGTTATATTGCACTCAACTCTCAGAGcgttgatttttaatattttaactgGTAAAGCAGATTTATGTGCTGTGTTAGGTTCAAGCACGCGGTTGGTAAATCCAAGTAATAATCCAATAGAAACTTcaggttcaaaatttatatactgATCACATTTTATTTCACTTCTCAACTCATTGTTGTTTGCTTTTGTTATGTCCGAAAAATATGATCTTGGGATTCGGGAGCTGGACTATCGGAGGTTCGGATAATAGATGAATTTCCCTAACGAGAGTATcgttaagttttattttatgggTTCGCGAAGGTGAAAACCCCGGAGAGGGCCCCTTGATTAAGACAATCGACCtcggaaataataataataacctccACTTACTATTGCGAATCTTGACTCCAACGATGATTCGGCCTTTGATTGGACGTTGTACCTATGAGTTCCGCTGCTTGGCTTCTCGCTTCCTCCTGCTGACTGGAGATTGAAGGTTGAAGGTTCTTAACTTAAGAATGATGATACACTTCGATTCGGGTTTTAGTTTATATATTCTGTTTAACTGGCCCTATGGGCAAACACGTCTTAACTTACACTATTCACTTATTaactaataacaatataaaaacaaaGGTTGAAAGTTAATATGAGTTCGTAACCGGAGTAACGACTCCGGCAAACAAAGTTCGccgattataaatttacagaagaagaaaataataatctgaGAGTGGGACCAGGTCACTGGAACTGTGGGAATCTCGATTATCGTCAAAACGAATTGTGGCTCAAAGAATCGCTATCACAGAACTCAGAAATACCGTTAAGGAAATCGAAATGAATAATTAGGGAAAAgatgactaattaatttaataattgaagtcTGCCTACACGTGTCGGGGTGTAGGACTCACCCGGGCTCTAAGGCAGAACTGTTACCTTGTAAATGAGCTAGCGAATTATGGTGTTCACGTCTTTTATCACCTCGGTTGCGATTCATTAAGTGGGGCTACTAATTAAACAATTGGTTCCTGCGATGAGGTGACAATGCGCGGTAATGTGTATTCTTCGGCCACGAGTAAGTTGTCACGCAGTCCAGTCCCTAAATATGCAAGCGCTGCACTTTTCGGCAGGAATGGGAGGCCCTGTATTATAGACGGCACGCCGGATATAACAGCATCCCCCCCGAAAGGAAGGGTGCTAACAGCATCTTTTCTTTCGCGAACTCGGGCGTCTCATTTTGACGAAAAGTTCATGCTTGCTTACAATTTCgtttaaatgattttgaattacataaattttgttgttgaAATATTAAGTACGTGTTTACCCGTTACATgtattagaattaatttataagaatataaatttatttttcctggTTTTACAATATAATGCTTAAGATATGGGATATATATGCATGATTACtctatttaaattcaattcttttataatatttatcatcgtAGTTAATCGCTTGTACTGCTTATTGTAAAGTTTGCTGCTTTTTCTGCAGTTGAATAGtacttataataatagttataaaagTATTATGATCCGATGGTAAATAAGGTTAGTCATCTGgttttgatttaaatattcgTAATCTTCCGCTCATTGAAGTATAGCGAATAAGTGTATTAGTGAAACTAGTTATGGCAAGGTGTCGAGTATCAGTGTAAGGAAGTAGAAGGAGAATTATGATAGCAACAGTATTGTTCGGACGTCGTCATTGAGCACAGTTAAGAAGAAGAAGCGTTTCATCATGTATCCCACTGgtcgaaattttgaaaattatgggACGTGGTATCAGTATGTTACCGCGGTTTTTGGGGAACAGGTAATACTATtcaagtatatataattttgtttacttgtattctttatatatttatttatttatttatttttttgttataggACCTCCGATGTGGAATTCGCCTTTTGCGACTTATGCAGGCGCCTTTAACTCCGAGTGAGGCCTTAGATTTAGCCCGTGAGTGGTTGGTTCTCTTTGGGCCCGCAGGGCCTGAAGTTACTAAATTCACTCTGTTCTTCACCCGTCACATGTTGGGAGACCCGGGTGTTCATCGGGAGTTCTTTGCTCCTAATCTATCAGAGCTAGGAAGGTTACGGGTTGCTTTAATGGAATTTGAGTTTAATCGTTCTAAACCAGTTTCTTCTGGTAAGTGCTGTGAAATTTAGTGTATTaaactatttataatattatatggATGGATAGattgtttttacttttattttatatttatagggTACCCGAATAATGCTGATCGGCAACTTCTTATCAGTTACTCAGTGCCCAGTAACTTAGCGTCGCTTCTCGTCGAGAAATAGGAGCTGTCTGAGAAAGTGAGACGACCAACCGTAGTATATAGTAGTCTAGTATATAGTAGTATCCGGTGAGAAGGATgacaccaaaaaaaaaaaaaaaaaggaaaacaaAGGCTTTTCTCAGTTAGTAGA contains:
- the LOC123274023 gene encoding uncharacterized protein LOC123274023 → MAEILDIKKSIIFDESIVHCEAHSHLPYASSTFNNSDEIRIAVQHQDLCLLPSKSTLHFYGRVRKANNTAVSATTKMINMAVCHMFEEIRYELNGVEIDRCKSVGITSVMKGYASLSPGQQNILENAGWIVNEDNNKLTNANGYFDVSVPLSFILGFAEDYQRVIVNAKHELILIRSNTDQNAYVVTVEDENVSITIQKIEWIVPYITMSDKYKIEVLNYITSDPAIPISFRTWELYEYPLLPATTNHIWAIKTTNQFEKPRFVIVGFQTARKNQSNQNSSEFDHCSIRDIKLVLNSQSYPYGNLNLNITNNQYALMYDMYTNFQSAYYGKEAEPLMAKKNFFNKAPLYIIDCSKQNESIKSGPVDIRLEFESSAQFPNQTAAYCLIIHDRIIEYNPISSTVRKLTQWYSLILSLPYIICMCGTLHPDKQGKVHGNKQQEIENDFTDEYKN
- the LOC123274033 gene encoding uncharacterized protein LOC123274033 — translated: MYPTGRNFENYGTWYQYVTAVFGEQDLRCGIRLLRLMQAPLTPSEALDLAREWLVLFGPAGPEVTKFTLFFTRHMLGDPGVHREFFAPNLSELGRLRVALMEFEFNRSKPVSSGYPNNADRQLLISYSVPSNLASLLVEK